One segment of Curtobacterium poinsettiae DNA contains the following:
- a CDS encoding glycoside hydrolase domain-containing protein, giving the protein MHISRRTALIGITATVPLVTTALAAPADAATPSGAAGSTGSTGSSGSSGFADSGVLAVQRWLNTTFGHLHGWVHVDEDGLTGSGTVLGIVQATQSLLGISPVVATFGPTTRRKLEQHGDVGAETGDDAATWRRLVQAGLVCKGASTVTLTGEYDAATVAAVQALRSDLGAEPGALPLSAHLFGALLTVDPVRLASGGSRAVRAVQQYLNRTYAEASGGAYGSTSGLVDTSTYSAAIRAVQVAVGVTVDGAWGPGTAAALRAAGPSVVGVGATGAWVLLVKALLVLNGERVVFSSAYSAADAAVVRAFQQFQAFPPAEQTGTCDAGTWAALAASTGDPDRATTGADTAVRLDDARAAAVRASGATGVGRYLTNHQQSGALDKALTPDELRVMASAGLGLWPIFEEGGFTASWFTEEQGVRDAHRAHDAARKLGIPKQTTVYFAADFDASAAQDESLVVPYFRGVAAGLQDRGNLYKAGVYGSRATCTAVSSAGLAHFSFVAGMSPAWAGNQLEPLPGNWSLNQIQNRTIGSGNGSTEIDAVVDSGRDPGVPAARLVG; this is encoded by the coding sequence GTGCACATCTCGCGCCGAACTGCGCTCATCGGCATCACCGCCACCGTCCCGCTCGTCACGACCGCACTCGCGGCCCCGGCCGACGCTGCCACCCCCTCCGGCGCGGCCGGCTCCACCGGGTCGACCGGTTCCTCCGGCTCGTCCGGCTTCGCCGACTCGGGCGTGCTGGCCGTGCAGCGCTGGCTCAACACGACCTTCGGGCACCTGCACGGATGGGTGCACGTGGACGAGGACGGGCTGACCGGCAGCGGCACCGTGCTCGGGATCGTGCAGGCCACCCAGTCGCTGCTCGGCATCTCCCCCGTCGTCGCGACGTTCGGGCCGACGACCCGTCGGAAGCTCGAACAGCACGGCGACGTCGGGGCCGAGACGGGCGACGACGCCGCCACCTGGCGCCGGCTCGTCCAGGCCGGACTGGTCTGCAAGGGCGCCTCGACCGTCACGCTCACCGGTGAGTACGACGCGGCCACCGTCGCGGCCGTGCAGGCGCTCCGGTCCGACCTGGGTGCCGAGCCCGGCGCGCTCCCGCTGTCGGCGCACCTGTTCGGCGCACTCCTGACCGTCGACCCGGTCCGGCTCGCCTCCGGCGGGTCCCGAGCGGTGCGCGCGGTGCAGCAGTACCTCAACCGCACCTACGCCGAGGCGTCCGGCGGCGCGTACGGCAGCACGAGCGGACTCGTCGACACGAGCACGTACTCGGCGGCGATCCGCGCGGTGCAGGTCGCGGTCGGCGTCACGGTCGACGGCGCCTGGGGACCGGGGACGGCTGCCGCGCTCCGTGCCGCGGGACCGAGCGTCGTCGGGGTCGGGGCCACTGGCGCCTGGGTGCTGCTCGTCAAGGCGCTCCTGGTGCTGAACGGCGAGCGCGTCGTGTTCAGCAGTGCCTACTCGGCAGCGGACGCCGCGGTGGTCCGTGCGTTCCAGCAGTTCCAGGCGTTCCCGCCGGCCGAGCAGACCGGGACGTGCGACGCCGGCACGTGGGCGGCCCTGGCCGCGAGCACGGGCGACCCGGACCGTGCAACGACCGGTGCCGACACCGCGGTGCGCCTCGACGACGCCCGCGCGGCCGCCGTCCGTGCGTCCGGTGCCACCGGCGTCGGCCGCTACCTCACCAACCACCAGCAGTCCGGAGCGCTCGACAAGGCCCTGACCCCCGACGAACTCCGTGTGATGGCGAGCGCCGGGCTCGGGCTGTGGCCGATCTTCGAGGAAGGCGGGTTCACTGCCTCGTGGTTCACCGAGGAGCAGGGTGTCCGCGACGCCCACCGCGCCCACGACGCGGCCCGGAAGCTCGGGATCCCGAAGCAGACCACCGTCTACTTCGCCGCCGACTTCGACGCTTCGGCGGCGCAGGACGAGTCGCTCGTGGTGCCGTACTTCCGTGGCGTCGCCGCCGGCCTGCAGGACCGCGGGAACCTGTACAAGGCGGGCGTCTACGGCTCCCGCGCCACGTGCACCGCCGTGAGCAGCGCCGGACTCGCGCACTTCTCGTTCGTCGCCGGGATGTCGCCGGCCTGGGCGGGCAACCAGCTCGAGCCCCTGCCGGGCAACTGGTCCCTCAACCAGATCCAGAACCGCACGATCGGGTCGGGCAACGGATCCACCGAGATCGACGCCGTGGTGGACTCCGGGCGCGACCCCGGCGTCCCCGCGGCTCGGCTGGTCGGCTGA
- the aroQ gene encoding gamma subclass chorismate mutase AroQ, with protein MNTAHPTTPTTARHRSRRTATTALTLGLLAAGIALPTTAANADPLPTSAEPTGSTMTISHDGSRPAASTAELDTIGALILRRLELADPVAGSKWLSGKPVADPVREQAVVDEAVTLAEQQGVDPVLVTRVIRAQIAASKVVQRGLINHWTHNPWTAPTTAPDLTTIRPQLDAIDTDLVTALGQAQTVAQDHRCAHLVDAERKHLDVGLDSLHRKGIDVAWHTFCAA; from the coding sequence GTGAACACCGCACACCCCACCACCCCGACCACCGCCCGGCACCGCAGCCGTCGGACCGCCACGACGGCCCTGACCCTCGGGCTGCTCGCGGCGGGCATCGCCCTGCCGACCACGGCGGCGAACGCCGACCCCCTGCCCACGTCCGCCGAACCGACGGGTTCCACGATGACCATCTCCCACGACGGTTCCCGTCCCGCGGCGTCGACGGCAGAGCTCGACACCATCGGCGCGCTCATCCTCCGACGGCTGGAGCTCGCCGACCCGGTGGCGGGGTCGAAGTGGCTCAGCGGCAAGCCGGTCGCCGACCCGGTGCGCGAACAGGCCGTCGTGGACGAAGCGGTGACCCTGGCGGAGCAGCAGGGCGTCGACCCCGTGCTGGTGACCCGGGTGATCCGCGCGCAGATCGCCGCGAGCAAGGTCGTCCAGCGTGGCCTCATCAACCACTGGACGCACAACCCGTGGACCGCACCCACGACGGCGCCGGACCTGACGACCATCCGGCCCCAGCTCGACGCCATCGACACCGACCTGGTGACCGCGCTCGGCCAGGCCCAGACCGTCGCGCAGGACCACCGGTGCGCACACCTGGTGGACGCCGAGCGGAAGCACCTCGACGTCGGACTCGACTCGCTGCACCGGAAGGGGATCGACGTGGCCTGGCACACGTTCTGCGCCGCCTGA
- a CDS encoding TetR/AcrR family transcriptional regulator produces the protein MNQRQLAMEASRRAIIDAAGQQFAAFGYEATTFSRVAEAMGKPKSAIGYHLFPSKKDLATAVIELQQQRWRELFDALPAQPGIERLTVFLLTTGMDVRRGSVAGGAVRLLHELGKAGVPVPRGFDWFEMTRGELVSAGVAAADVDAAAVQPSVLLLLNTTLGMVDGSTQLTDDELVAQLKALWAPLFTSFGIAGASEVIAAAQPYTPVP, from the coding sequence ATGAACCAGCGGCAGCTCGCCATGGAGGCGTCTCGACGAGCCATCATCGACGCCGCGGGGCAGCAGTTCGCGGCCTTCGGCTACGAGGCAACCACGTTCTCCCGCGTCGCCGAGGCGATGGGCAAGCCGAAGTCGGCGATCGGGTACCACCTGTTCCCGTCGAAGAAGGACCTGGCGACGGCGGTCATCGAACTGCAGCAGCAGCGCTGGCGTGAACTCTTCGACGCACTCCCTGCGCAGCCGGGCATCGAGCGGCTGACGGTGTTCCTCCTGACCACCGGGATGGACGTCCGCCGGGGCTCGGTCGCGGGCGGCGCGGTCCGGCTCCTGCACGAACTCGGCAAGGCCGGCGTGCCGGTGCCGCGCGGTTTCGACTGGTTCGAGATGACGCGGGGCGAGCTCGTCAGCGCCGGGGTCGCGGCGGCGGACGTCGACGCGGCCGCGGTCCAGCCGTCCGTCCTGCTGCTCCTCAACACGACGCTGGGCATGGTGGACGGTTCGACGCAGCTGACCGACGACGAGCTCGTGGCGCAGCTCAAGGCGCTGTGGGCACCGCTCTTCACGTCGTTCGGCATCGCCGGTGCATCCGAGGTCATCGCGGCGGCCCAGCCGTACACGCCGGTTCCCTGA
- a CDS encoding N(5)-(carboxyethyl)ornithine synthase: MTETAPAHQLLHLGVLADSRKADERRLPIHPAHLERIDPDLRAAMTLERGYGRRFGVPDEQLEPLVGAMADREEVIATADVVLLPKPLAADLADLRDGQTLWGWPHCVQDRELTQLAVDKRLTLIAWEVMNHWRDDGGFSLHVFHKNNELAGYCSVIHALQLCGSTGDYGRRLTAVVLGFGATARGAVTALNAHGVHDVRVLTNRDVAAVGSPIPSVDILRFGPDDASPSELVVTTPDGPVPLAPYLAENDIVVNCTLQDPNAPLVFLDVEDLSAFRPGSLIVDVSIDEGMGFSWARPTSFAEPLTTVGDTTNYYAVDHSPSLLWNSSTWEISEALLPFLRTVMSGSGAWAGSETIRRAIEIEDGRIRNPAILAFQSRSAEYPHRAAD, encoded by the coding sequence ATGACCGAAACAGCGCCAGCGCACCAGTTGCTCCACCTCGGGGTGCTCGCCGACTCCCGGAAGGCCGACGAGCGTCGCCTGCCGATCCACCCCGCGCACCTCGAGCGCATCGACCCCGACCTGCGAGCGGCGATGACGCTCGAACGCGGGTACGGCAGACGCTTCGGCGTCCCCGACGAGCAGCTCGAGCCCCTCGTCGGCGCGATGGCCGATCGCGAAGAGGTGATCGCGACGGCCGATGTCGTCCTGCTGCCCAAGCCCCTGGCCGCCGACCTGGCGGACCTGCGGGACGGTCAGACCCTGTGGGGGTGGCCGCACTGCGTGCAGGACCGTGAGCTCACGCAGCTCGCGGTGGACAAGCGCCTGACACTGATCGCGTGGGAGGTGATGAACCACTGGCGTGACGACGGTGGTTTCAGCCTGCACGTGTTCCACAAGAACAACGAGCTCGCCGGCTACTGCTCGGTGATCCACGCGCTGCAGCTCTGCGGGTCGACGGGCGACTACGGGCGACGGCTCACCGCGGTCGTCCTCGGGTTCGGTGCCACCGCCCGCGGGGCGGTGACGGCGCTGAACGCCCACGGCGTCCACGACGTCCGTGTCCTGACGAACCGGGACGTTGCGGCGGTGGGGTCACCCATCCCGTCCGTCGACATCCTGCGCTTCGGACCCGACGACGCGTCACCGTCCGAGCTGGTGGTCACGACCCCCGACGGGCCGGTGCCGCTGGCGCCGTACCTGGCCGAGAACGACATCGTCGTGAACTGCACGCTCCAGGACCCGAACGCACCCCTCGTGTTCCTGGACGTCGAGGACTTGAGCGCGTTCCGTCCGGGGAGCCTCATCGTCGACGTGTCCATCGACGAGGGCATGGGCTTCAGCTGGGCACGCCCGACGTCCTTCGCAGAACCGTTGACCACCGTCGGCGACACGACCAACTACTACGCCGTCGACCACAGCCCCTCGCTGCTCTGGAACTCGTCGACCTGGGAGATCAGCGAGGCGCTGCTGCCGTTCCTGCGGACGGTGATGTCCGGCAGCGGAGCCTGGGCGGGATCGGAGACGATCCGTCGGGCGATCGAGATCGAGGACGGGCGCATCCGCAACCCGGCGATCCTCGCGTTCCAGAGCCGCTCCGCGGAGTACCCGCACCGCGCCGCGGACTGA
- a CDS encoding dienelactone hydrolase family protein — translation MNTTDDVLQTVPEPAGADIRVDDVPYDHEGTELLGVLAKDAAIAGRRPAVLVVHDWHGVNEHVEARVTMLARLGYVAFGADIYGAGVRPGDDTAAQVAGGFYQDLPLLRARATAGLERLLADPDVDPARVVVMGYCFGGSTALELARTGADLVGAVAFHGGLIAHDPSDAADIRAKLLVLTGGADPVVPDEAVHAWQDEMRAAPDVDWQVVTYSGAMHAFAVPGTDAPDHGAQYQERADRRSWQALRVFLAEVFDEEPAAL, via the coding sequence GTGAACACCACCGACGACGTCCTGCAGACCGTTCCCGAACCCGCCGGCGCCGACATCCGTGTCGACGACGTCCCCTACGACCACGAGGGCACCGAACTGCTCGGTGTGCTCGCGAAGGACGCCGCAATCGCGGGCCGTCGTCCGGCCGTCCTCGTCGTGCACGACTGGCACGGCGTGAACGAGCACGTCGAGGCACGGGTGACGATGCTCGCCAGGCTCGGCTACGTCGCGTTCGGCGCGGACATCTACGGAGCCGGCGTCCGGCCCGGTGACGACACCGCGGCCCAGGTCGCCGGCGGTTTCTACCAGGACCTGCCCCTGCTGCGCGCCCGCGCCACTGCCGGGCTCGAGCGACTGCTCGCCGACCCGGACGTCGACCCCGCCCGCGTCGTGGTGATGGGCTACTGCTTCGGTGGCTCGACCGCACTCGAACTCGCACGGACCGGGGCCGACCTGGTCGGTGCCGTGGCGTTCCACGGCGGCCTCATCGCGCACGACCCCTCGGACGCCGCGGACATCCGGGCGAAGCTGCTCGTCCTCACCGGGGGCGCCGACCCCGTCGTGCCGGACGAGGCCGTGCACGCGTGGCAGGACGAGATGCGAGCGGCGCCGGACGTCGACTGGCAGGTCGTGACGTACTCGGGCGCGATGCACGCGTTCGCCGTACCCGGCACCGACGCCCCGGACCACGGCGCGCAGTACCAGGAGCGTGCCGATCGCCGGTCGTGGCAGGCACTCCGGGTGTTCCTGGCCGAGGTGTTCGACGAGGAGCCCGCGGCGCTGTGA
- a CDS encoding glucose-6-phosphate dehydrogenase: MSSLQTSLLILGASGDLSKRLLLPGLATLLQVKDDWDVQLVGAGVEDLSDADWKAQVRESFENAQASKNEEDEGASGDTALPERLQAVVDASTYRKADVTDPDDLRALLAACEHDPAIYFALPPAVTEKSCEQLAHLDLPAGTRLALEKPFGTDAGSASHLNDLLHSFIPEERIHRVDHFLGRSTVLNLLGLRFANRIIEPLLSSQHVERVDIVYDETLGLEGRARYYDKAGALTDMIQSHLLQVMAVVAMEAPASIKADDLRTQKELVLRAVRPWGGNVVAAGKRARYTAGTVGDRELPSYVDEDGVDPSLGTETLAQLTLEIANWRWAGVPFTLRSGKALAAQRREIVITFKDSPHVPEGLTGTELPDRLRIWIAPDEMQLELNVNGAGDPYTIDHTSLEVTFNPGRLSAYGEVLAGVLEGDATLSVRGDSAVQGWKVVGPFLDAWKAGEAPLDEYAAGSVGPDGWDNIEA; the protein is encoded by the coding sequence ATGTCGAGCCTCCAGACCAGCCTGCTCATCCTCGGAGCCAGCGGCGACCTGTCCAAGCGCCTGCTCCTGCCCGGCCTCGCGACCCTGCTCCAGGTGAAGGACGACTGGGACGTCCAGCTCGTCGGGGCCGGTGTCGAGGACCTGTCCGACGCCGATTGGAAGGCGCAGGTACGCGAGTCCTTCGAGAACGCGCAGGCGTCGAAGAACGAGGAGGACGAGGGCGCCTCCGGTGACACGGCGCTGCCGGAGCGACTGCAGGCCGTGGTCGACGCCTCGACCTACCGGAAGGCCGACGTCACCGACCCGGACGACCTGCGCGCACTGCTCGCCGCGTGCGAGCACGACCCCGCGATCTACTTCGCGCTGCCCCCGGCGGTCACCGAGAAGAGCTGTGAGCAGCTCGCGCACCTCGACCTGCCCGCCGGCACCCGGCTGGCGCTCGAGAAGCCGTTCGGCACCGACGCCGGCAGCGCCTCGCACCTCAACGACCTGCTGCACTCGTTCATCCCCGAGGAGCGCATCCACCGCGTCGACCACTTCCTCGGCCGCTCCACCGTGCTCAACCTGCTCGGACTGCGCTTCGCCAACCGCATCATCGAGCCGCTGCTGTCGTCGCAGCACGTCGAGCGCGTCGACATCGTCTACGACGAGACCCTCGGGCTCGAGGGCCGGGCGCGCTACTACGACAAGGCCGGGGCGCTCACCGACATGATCCAGAGCCACCTGCTGCAGGTGATGGCCGTCGTCGCCATGGAGGCCCCCGCCTCGATCAAGGCCGACGACCTGCGCACCCAGAAGGAGCTCGTGCTGCGGGCCGTCCGGCCGTGGGGCGGCAACGTCGTCGCCGCGGGCAAGCGCGCCCGGTACACCGCCGGCACCGTCGGCGACCGCGAGCTGCCGTCGTACGTCGACGAGGACGGCGTGGACCCGTCGCTCGGCACCGAGACCCTCGCCCAGCTCACCCTGGAGATCGCGAACTGGCGCTGGGCCGGCGTCCCGTTCACCCTGCGGTCCGGCAAGGCGCTCGCCGCACAGCGCCGCGAGATCGTCATCACGTTCAAGGACTCCCCGCACGTGCCCGAGGGGCTCACCGGCACCGAGCTGCCGGACCGGCTGCGCATCTGGATCGCCCCGGACGAGATGCAGCTCGAGCTCAACGTCAACGGCGCCGGTGACCCGTACACGATCGACCACACGAGCCTCGAGGTGACCTTCAACCCTGGGCGCCTGAGTGCCTACGGCGAGGTGCTGGCCGGCGTGCTCGAGGGCGACGCCACGCTGTCGGTGCGCGGTGACAGCGCCGTGCAGGGCTGGAAGGTCGTCGGGCCGTTCCTCGACGCGTGGAAGGCCGGTGAAGCGCCCCTCGACGAGTACGCCGCCGGATCCGTCGGCCCCGACGGCTGGGACAACATCGAGGCCTGA
- a CDS encoding Gfo/Idh/MocA family protein, with amino-acid sequence MSSGYEGRRLRVAVVGTGMIAGVHARAARASGAEVLGVLGRNAARSEQVAAQLDLPRGYASLDEVIADAPDVVHICTPNDQHHPQALAVIAAGINVVCEKPLAIDPAQAAELVAAAAEAGVVATVPFVYRYHPMVREIRARIADGELGRLLAVHGHYLQDWMLDEDASSWRVDPTSSGLSRAFADIGSHWCDLVEFVTGERFASVSAATDIVYPTRPAASGPSFSGSPDPDPVADAAERAEVTTEDTAVATFRTATGRIGNVVISQVASGRKNRLWFEVDGTRGSAAFDQEQPESAWFGNERGAQIVVRDPSQGYPDQRRLAIVPAGHPQGYLDAFAAFVADTYTAVRTGVVPDGLPTFADGARSADIIEAVIGSAAETTWREIR; translated from the coding sequence ATGAGCAGTGGGTACGAAGGGCGACGCCTCCGTGTCGCCGTGGTCGGGACGGGCATGATCGCCGGCGTCCACGCCCGGGCGGCCCGGGCCTCCGGTGCCGAGGTCCTCGGTGTGCTCGGTCGGAACGCCGCCCGCTCCGAGCAGGTGGCGGCGCAGCTCGACCTGCCCCGTGGTTACGCCTCCCTCGACGAGGTCATCGCCGACGCCCCCGACGTCGTGCACATCTGCACCCCGAACGACCAGCACCACCCGCAGGCGCTCGCAGTGATCGCGGCCGGCATCAACGTGGTGTGCGAGAAGCCCCTGGCGATCGACCCCGCGCAGGCCGCCGAGCTCGTCGCCGCCGCAGCCGAGGCCGGTGTCGTGGCCACCGTGCCGTTCGTGTACCGGTACCACCCGATGGTCCGCGAGATCCGGGCGCGCATCGCCGACGGGGAGCTCGGCCGGCTGCTCGCGGTGCACGGCCACTACCTGCAGGACTGGATGCTCGACGAGGACGCCTCGAGCTGGCGGGTCGACCCGACCTCGAGCGGGCTGTCCCGCGCGTTCGCCGACATCGGCTCGCACTGGTGCGACCTGGTCGAGTTCGTCACGGGCGAGCGCTTCGCCTCGGTGTCCGCCGCGACCGACATCGTCTACCCGACGCGGCCGGCGGCGTCCGGTCCGTCGTTCTCCGGCTCCCCCGACCCGGACCCGGTGGCCGACGCGGCCGAGCGTGCCGAGGTCACCACCGAGGACACCGCCGTCGCCACCTTCCGCACCGCCACGGGCCGCATCGGGAACGTCGTGATCTCGCAGGTAGCATCGGGCCGCAAGAACCGCCTGTGGTTCGAGGTCGACGGCACCCGCGGCAGCGCGGCGTTCGACCAGGAGCAGCCCGAGTCGGCGTGGTTCGGCAACGAGCGCGGCGCGCAGATCGTGGTCCGCGACCCGTCGCAGGGGTACCCGGACCAGCGCCGGCTGGCGATCGTGCCGGCCGGGCACCCGCAGGGGTACCTCGACGCCTTCGCGGCGTTCGTCGCCGACACCTACACCGCGGTCCGCACCGGGGTGGTCCCCGACGGGCTGCCGACGTTCGCGGACGGCGCCCGCTCCGCCGACATCATCGAGGCCGTGATCGGCAGCGCGGCCGAGACGACCTGGCGGGAGATCCGGTGA
- a CDS encoding sugar phosphate isomerase/epimerase family protein → MKLGMLTACLPGWSLDRIAGFAQQQGYERLEVAVWPGTGGRDFEAAHLPVATFTDEDALATRALLDRTGLEISALAYYENNLHQDPEHRAAVRTHLKHAIDTAQTLGIPYVGTFIGRDTTKSVRENMAEGNRVLPELVDYAGERGVRLVIENCVMEGWHPDGYPGNIAYSPELWGWVTDLGFGLNWDPSHLTWIGIDPVETILPFAEHIVHAQAKDLELFPRKRNEYGFFGKVDKADDPWDMGWWRFRVPGRGVVDWPRVVDRLYEAGFDGTLSVEHEDPLWGGTDDRVLEGLRIAHRTLRPLIAQEQ, encoded by the coding sequence GTGAAGCTCGGCATGCTGACCGCCTGCCTGCCCGGCTGGTCGCTCGACCGGATTGCCGGGTTCGCCCAGCAGCAGGGCTACGAGCGGCTCGAGGTCGCCGTCTGGCCGGGCACCGGCGGCCGCGACTTCGAAGCGGCGCACCTGCCGGTCGCCACCTTCACCGACGAGGACGCCCTGGCCACCCGCGCCCTGCTCGACCGCACCGGCCTCGAGATCTCCGCGCTCGCGTACTACGAGAACAACCTGCACCAGGACCCGGAGCACCGGGCGGCGGTGCGGACCCACCTGAAGCACGCGATCGACACGGCGCAGACACTCGGCATCCCGTACGTCGGCACCTTCATCGGGCGCGACACCACGAAGTCCGTCCGCGAGAACATGGCCGAGGGGAACCGGGTCCTGCCCGAGCTCGTCGACTACGCCGGCGAGCGCGGTGTGCGGCTCGTCATCGAGAACTGCGTGATGGAGGGCTGGCACCCGGACGGGTACCCCGGCAACATCGCGTACTCCCCCGAGCTCTGGGGCTGGGTGACGGATCTGGGCTTCGGGCTGAACTGGGACCCGTCGCACCTGACGTGGATCGGCATCGACCCGGTCGAGACGATCCTGCCGTTCGCCGAGCACATCGTGCACGCCCAGGCGAAGGACCTCGAACTGTTCCCCAGGAAGCGCAACGAGTACGGGTTCTTCGGCAAGGTCGACAAGGCCGACGACCCGTGGGACATGGGCTGGTGGCGGTTCCGCGTGCCGGGTCGCGGTGTCGTGGACTGGCCGCGCGTCGTCGACCGCCTCTACGAGGCGGGCTTCGACGGCACGCTGAGCGTCGAGCACGAGGACCCGCTCTGGGGCGGCACCGACGACAGGGTGCTCGAGGGGCTGCGCATCGCGCACCGCACGCTCCGTCCGCTGATCGCGCAGGAGCAGTAG
- a CDS encoding thiamine pyrophosphate-requiring protein — MSTTVSDFVIDRIKAWGVSRVFGYPGDGIGAFDGALGKAASTGDGLEYVRPTHEEIAALMATAHAKFTGEVGVCVATSSPGAFHLLNGLYDAQMDNQPVVAIVGQQGLAAMGSFTQQESNLERVFADVACYVQTVATPEAVGVVLDTAFRTASLRKQPAVVVLPHDVQAMAYDAPPLEHWASRSSDVPASTRITPPADEVRKMAEIINAGSKVTFLVGAGARGATAQVLAAAEKAGAGIITALRGKDVIPSDVPYHSQQLGLLGSLPSLHQIRDCDTLVLLGTNYPYGEYMPKTGQARGIQVDIKPEQLGLRYPTELNLWGDVGSTLDAVLPLLEQKTDRSFQQTVADEMREWESEMRAQSEVAYDDGVNPRRVIQAVNDRLPDGVTVTADAGTTADWYGHHIRLREGMRGDMSGRLATMLAAMPYAVTAKFAFPDRPAVCTIGDGAFQMLGMNELITVKKYLAAWPNQQLVIVVMHNDDLGQVSWEMRTEDGNPMWRGSQDVESIDYAGYATLLGFQGIAVHEDSEVEAAVERAFAHQGVTLIDAYVSRSVPPLPPHITKEYAINTAKSLLKGDPVEFDVVKDSAKAMATEVTERVKGALGRD, encoded by the coding sequence ATGAGCACGACCGTGAGCGACTTCGTCATCGACCGCATCAAGGCGTGGGGGGTCTCCCGCGTGTTCGGGTACCCCGGCGACGGGATCGGCGCCTTCGACGGCGCGCTCGGCAAGGCGGCGTCGACGGGCGACGGCCTGGAGTACGTCCGCCCCACGCACGAGGAGATCGCGGCGCTGATGGCGACCGCGCACGCGAAGTTCACCGGCGAGGTCGGGGTCTGCGTCGCGACGTCGAGTCCCGGTGCCTTCCACCTGCTGAACGGGCTGTACGACGCGCAGATGGACAACCAGCCGGTGGTGGCGATCGTCGGCCAGCAGGGGCTCGCGGCGATGGGATCGTTCACGCAGCAGGAGTCGAACCTGGAGCGCGTGTTCGCCGACGTCGCCTGCTACGTGCAGACGGTGGCCACGCCCGAGGCCGTCGGCGTGGTGCTCGACACCGCGTTCCGCACGGCATCGCTCCGCAAGCAGCCGGCCGTCGTCGTGCTGCCCCACGACGTGCAGGCGATGGCGTACGACGCGCCGCCGCTGGAGCACTGGGCCTCGCGGTCGAGCGACGTCCCCGCGTCCACCCGGATCACGCCGCCCGCCGACGAGGTCCGGAAGATGGCGGAGATCATCAACGCCGGGTCGAAGGTGACGTTCCTGGTCGGTGCGGGTGCGCGCGGTGCGACGGCCCAGGTGCTCGCCGCCGCCGAGAAGGCGGGTGCGGGGATCATCACGGCACTCCGCGGCAAGGACGTGATCCCGTCCGACGTGCCGTACCACTCGCAGCAGCTCGGGCTGCTCGGGTCGCTGCCGTCGCTGCACCAGATCCGCGACTGCGACACCCTCGTGCTGCTCGGCACGAACTACCCGTACGGCGAGTACATGCCGAAGACGGGGCAGGCCCGGGGCATCCAGGTCGACATCAAGCCGGAGCAGCTCGGCCTGCGGTACCCGACCGAGCTGAACCTGTGGGGCGATGTCGGCTCGACGCTCGACGCGGTGCTCCCGCTGCTCGAGCAGAAGACCGACAGGTCCTTCCAGCAGACCGTCGCCGACGAGATGCGCGAGTGGGAGTCGGAGATGCGTGCGCAGTCCGAGGTCGCCTACGACGACGGCGTGAACCCGCGCCGGGTGATCCAGGCCGTGAACGACCGGCTGCCCGACGGCGTCACGGTCACCGCCGACGCCGGCACGACGGCCGACTGGTACGGCCACCACATCCGGCTGCGCGAGGGCATGCGCGGCGACATGTCCGGCCGCCTCGCGACGATGCTCGCAGCCATGCCGTACGCGGTGACGGCGAAGTTCGCGTTCCCGGACCGCCCGGCGGTGTGCACGATCGGCGACGGGGCCTTCCAGATGCTCGGCATGAACGAGCTGATCACCGTGAAGAAGTACCTGGCGGCCTGGCCGAACCAGCAGCTCGTCATCGTGGTCATGCACAACGACGACCTCGGCCAGGTGTCGTGGGAGATGCGCACCGAGGACGGCAACCCGATGTGGCGCGGCTCGCAGGACGTCGAGTCGATCGACTACGCCGGGTACGCGACGCTGCTCGGGTTCCAGGGCATCGCGGTGCACGAGGACTCCGAGGTCGAGGCGGCGGTCGAGCGGGCCTTCGCGCACCAGGGGGTCACCCTGATCGACGCGTACGTCAGCCGGAGCGTCCCGCCGCTGCCCCCGCACATCACGAAGGAGTACGCGATCAACACGGCGAAGAGCCTGCTGAAGGGTGACCCGGTCGAGTTCGACGTCGTGAAGGACTCCGCCAAGGCGATGGCGACCGAGGTCACCGAGCGGGTGAAGGGGGCGCTCGGCCGCGACTGA